The following proteins come from a genomic window of Polyangiaceae bacterium:
- a CDS encoding cytochrome c3 family protein → MTSKLLYLLGLGTVLALAGCGRGDRTRQPPKRVELPAAPELKPLDTEPEKVLANLKTSVHAKLDCSDCHAPHESQPDKVGKGQCTSCHEKEAKAYAETIHATVIKEGKKGAATCQDCHGMHDTKAVDDPESRVSPRNTPATCGQCHENPEVAKKLGIKEPLAVQRYIESIHGKALVINGLLVAPSCADCHGKAHHIFKAEDPRSTVNKYNVASTCGRCHSGEKKKYLEGIHAKALAEEKAKNGHAKNGEKILLTDTGKEAADQKAPTCPTCHSAHSIIEPGPRFQLANDRVCGKCHEDRLERYLETYHGRAHDLGDPDVAACHDCHGAHDIWPSSNPKSTLSSEHRLATCQQCHVNAPPKFAGFLAHANHADKKNYPNLYWAYLSMTGLLVGTFGFFGIHTLLWLMRTLVERFRDPKAFKEAKARARKEEGAKLYRRFRPIDRFVHLLVIVSFMLLVMTGMPIKFHTAPWAHKVFDLIGGAAVAASVHRFAAIVTMTYFMLHIGSMIVLLRRNRHLYRKQDGSFSVRGLLGAMFGPDSPMPRWQDVKDVLGHMKYFMGRGPKPKFDRFTYWEKFDYMAVFWGVTVIGLSGLVLWFPELATHVMPGWSINVAHIIHSDEALLAAGFIFTFHFFNSHFRPEKFPYDAVMFSGKVTEEELRHERPAQYERMKEAGELENYTQLGEWKQWKLIVNIFGAAAIALGLTLSAAIFYALVF, encoded by the coding sequence ATGACATCCAAGCTCCTCTACCTCCTAGGCCTCGGTACCGTCCTGGCGCTCGCCGGTTGCGGCCGGGGTGATCGCACTCGGCAACCGCCGAAAAGGGTCGAGCTCCCGGCCGCGCCGGAACTGAAACCGCTCGACACCGAGCCCGAAAAGGTGCTCGCCAACCTCAAGACGTCGGTGCACGCCAAGCTCGACTGCTCGGATTGTCACGCGCCGCACGAGAGCCAGCCGGACAAGGTGGGCAAGGGGCAGTGCACGTCTTGCCACGAAAAAGAGGCCAAGGCCTACGCGGAAACGATTCACGCGACGGTGATCAAGGAAGGCAAGAAGGGCGCGGCCACGTGCCAGGACTGTCACGGCATGCACGACACCAAGGCCGTGGACGATCCGGAGTCGCGCGTCTCTCCGCGCAACACTCCGGCCACCTGCGGCCAGTGCCACGAAAACCCCGAGGTCGCGAAGAAGCTCGGCATCAAAGAGCCCCTCGCGGTGCAGCGCTACATCGAGAGCATCCACGGCAAGGCGCTGGTCATCAACGGCTTATTGGTCGCCCCCTCCTGTGCGGACTGCCACGGCAAGGCCCATCACATCTTCAAGGCAGAGGACCCGCGCTCCACGGTCAACAAGTACAACGTGGCCAGCACCTGCGGCCGTTGCCACTCCGGAGAGAAGAAGAAGTACCTGGAGGGCATCCACGCCAAGGCTTTGGCCGAAGAGAAGGCCAAGAACGGGCACGCCAAGAACGGCGAGAAGATCCTGCTCACGGACACCGGCAAGGAAGCCGCGGATCAGAAAGCGCCCACCTGCCCCACCTGTCACTCCGCGCATTCCATCATCGAGCCCGGCCCGCGCTTCCAGCTGGCCAACGACCGCGTGTGCGGCAAGTGCCATGAGGATCGCCTCGAGCGCTACCTGGAGACGTACCACGGCCGCGCCCACGACCTGGGCGATCCGGACGTGGCCGCGTGCCACGACTGCCACGGAGCACACGACATCTGGCCGTCGTCAAACCCCAAGTCCACGCTCTCGAGCGAGCACCGTCTGGCCACCTGCCAGCAGTGCCACGTGAACGCACCGCCCAAGTTCGCTGGCTTTTTGGCGCACGCCAATCACGCCGACAAGAAGAACTACCCGAACCTGTACTGGGCGTACCTGAGCATGACCGGCTTGCTCGTCGGTACCTTCGGGTTCTTTGGCATCCACACGCTCTTGTGGCTGATGCGCACCTTGGTCGAGCGCTTCCGCGATCCGAAGGCCTTCAAGGAAGCCAAGGCCCGAGCCCGCAAAGAAGAAGGCGCCAAGCTCTACCGCCGCTTCCGGCCCATCGATCGCTTCGTCCACCTGCTGGTGATCGTGAGCTTCATGCTGCTGGTGATGACCGGCATGCCCATCAAGTTCCACACCGCGCCCTGGGCGCACAAGGTGTTCGACTTGATCGGCGGCGCCGCCGTCGCGGCCAGCGTCCACCGCTTCGCGGCCATCGTCACGATGACGTACTTCATGCTGCACATCGGCAGCATGATCGTGCTGCTGCGCCGAAACCGGCACCTGTACCGCAAGCAGGACGGCAGCTTCAGCGTGCGTGGCCTTCTGGGCGCCATGTTCGGGCCCGATTCCCCGATGCCGCGCTGGCAGGACGTGAAGGACGTGCTCGGTCACATGAAGTACTTCATGGGCCGCGGCCCCAAGCCCAAGTTCGATCGCTTCACCTACTGGGAGAAGTTCGACTACATGGCGGTGTTCTGGGGCGTCACGGTCATCGGCCTCTCGGGCTTGGTGCTGTGGTTCCCGGAGCTCGCCACCCACGTGATGCCCGGGTGGTCCATCAACGTTGCCCACATCATCCACAGCGACGAGGCCCTGCTCGCGGCCGGCTTCATCTTCACGTTCCACTTCTTCAACAGCCACTTCCGCCCGGAGAAGTTCCCGTACGACGCGGTCATGTTCTCCGGCAAGGTGACCGAAGAAGAGCTGCGCCACGAGCGCCCGGCCCAGTACGAGCGCATGAAGGAAGCCGGCGAGCTCGAGAACTACACCCAGCTCGGCGAGTGGAAGCAGTGGAAGCTCATCGTGAACATCTTCGGTGCAGCGGCTATCGCGCTGGGGCTGACGCTGTCCGCCGCGATCTTCTACGCCCTGGTGTTCTGA
- a CDS encoding NapC/NirT family cytochrome c: MSEQDETQDEPTPEPEEKEAKGSAEKGDEKAKGKARPLYYNIVSHLGGLVVVLGAVLIAISLLAHVTSSGGINPYMGIFTFMVFPALMFAGIVMFLLGMRWEAGRRRRAESLQDLPYPRIDLNDKHQRKVFAYSTVGGVVVATLVVWASYQGFHFTESVYFCGQVCHVPMQPEFTAYQDSAHARVPCVACHVGEGAGWYVRSKLSGARQVLAVITNNYQRPIPTPIEHLRPARETCEQCHWPQKFFGAKLLQLPHYRYNETNDAEQISLTLKTGGGSPAHGKSQGIHWHMVVNNTVTFAAADHKLQIIPWVKVKHADGSEVVYKSTKTKLSPSEIEKLPRHTMDCMDCHNRPAHSFPPPDAAVDQALLRGRIASDLPYIKKIAVESVFKERKDSEMAHDLIKKYINDYYQKNYPDIFQKRKTDIDNAVKVMIEIFDRGVFPKMNVDWETYPMNIGHRYWAGCFRCHDGKHVTESGKVLPHDCNGTCHSKPERGRVMALGGVDPEAMDDWHPWRMPKEHLDIDGHDMVMCNQCHKAGQRPSRECKDCHEK, encoded by the coding sequence ATGTCGGAGCAGGACGAAACCCAAGACGAACCCACCCCCGAGCCCGAAGAGAAGGAAGCCAAGGGCTCGGCGGAAAAGGGCGACGAAAAAGCCAAGGGTAAGGCGCGTCCGCTCTACTACAACATCGTCAGCCACCTGGGCGGCTTGGTCGTCGTGCTGGGCGCGGTGTTGATCGCGATTTCCCTGCTGGCGCACGTGACGAGCTCCGGGGGCATCAACCCGTACATGGGCATCTTCACGTTCATGGTGTTCCCCGCGCTCATGTTCGCGGGCATCGTCATGTTCCTGCTCGGCATGCGCTGGGAGGCCGGGCGGCGCCGGCGGGCCGAGTCCCTCCAGGACTTGCCATATCCGCGCATCGACCTGAACGACAAGCACCAGCGCAAGGTGTTCGCGTACTCCACCGTCGGTGGCGTGGTGGTGGCCACCCTCGTGGTGTGGGCGTCCTACCAGGGGTTCCACTTCACGGAGTCCGTGTACTTCTGCGGCCAGGTTTGCCACGTCCCGATGCAGCCGGAGTTCACGGCCTATCAGGACTCGGCACACGCGCGCGTGCCTTGCGTCGCCTGCCACGTGGGTGAGGGCGCCGGCTGGTACGTTCGTTCCAAGCTCTCCGGTGCGCGCCAGGTTCTGGCCGTGATCACCAACAACTATCAGCGACCGATCCCCACGCCCATCGAGCACCTGCGCCCGGCCCGGGAAACCTGCGAGCAGTGCCATTGGCCGCAGAAGTTCTTCGGCGCCAAGCTGCTCCAGCTCCCGCACTACCGGTACAACGAGACCAACGACGCCGAGCAGATCTCCCTCACGCTCAAGACCGGCGGCGGCAGCCCGGCCCACGGCAAGAGCCAGGGCATCCACTGGCACATGGTGGTCAACAACACCGTCACCTTCGCGGCGGCGGACCACAAGCTCCAGATCATTCCCTGGGTCAAGGTCAAGCACGCCGACGGCTCAGAGGTCGTCTACAAGTCCACCAAGACCAAGCTCTCACCGTCGGAGATCGAGAAGCTGCCGCGGCACACCATGGACTGCATGGACTGCCACAACCGGCCGGCGCACTCCTTCCCACCGCCGGACGCCGCGGTGGATCAGGCCCTGCTGCGTGGTCGCATCGCGTCCGACCTGCCGTACATCAAGAAGATCGCCGTCGAGTCCGTGTTCAAAGAGCGCAAGGACTCCGAGATGGCTCACGATCTGATCAAGAAGTACATCAACGACTACTACCAGAAGAACTATCCGGACATTTTCCAGAAGCGCAAAACCGACATCGACAACGCCGTGAAGGTCATGATCGAGATCTTCGACCGCGGCGTGTTTCCCAAGATGAACGTGGATTGGGAGACCTACCCGATGAACATCGGCCACCGCTACTGGGCGGGGTGCTTCCGCTGCCACGACGGCAAGCACGTTACCGAGAGCGGGAAGGTGTTGCCCCACGACTGCAACGGCACCTGCCACTCCAAGCCCGAGCGTGGCCGCGTGATGGCGCTGGGCGGCGTGGATCCGGAAGCCATGGACGACTGGCACCCCTGGCGGATGCCGAAGGAACACCTCGATATCGACGGCCACGACATGGTCATGTGCAACCAGTGCCACAAAGCGGGGCAGCGCCCGAGCCGTGAGTGCAAGGACTGCCACGAGAAGTGA
- a CDS encoding cytochrome c3 family protein has product MSERTSDPPEPEPGDTKTDATKRPWWTRLAYWLFGLLAVITVAGAVGAYKVDRIAKDPKLCESCHTPALTEMHGGAHKDQACTDCHQSRYDQNVRQWATSLYSSKGTPHGKFEPKSCKNCHTKGSTEAWHITRTNGHRDHVLKAEKPLECSECHTWKAHKTEPKPDACAKCHTEIAVYGPHKMEGKPQKISCLSCHNYLAKVGGGAQTPSNDCRRCHGGEKSADRSNRFATVIKAEAVPATMIHGSLKTCSLCHTPHKKTEAGRTPGTECTRCHVKIPSEFHASQRPKEFTCDTCHTAHSPRAKLMTVCSKCHEKQAEQKKTLAVAHDRCAQCHKPHEFKANMDGCKKCHEDQTNMLASWESGKHSDCVNCHKPHVTRNEQTVCLTCHRKNGGHKHKECTTCHNPHQSKQDTKLCATCHKPQANQLARSVAPHKKASCATCHSPHAPNLAPKACPTCHKQENQLVSAAKIDKHQRCASCHQTHVFRATFDACTSCHKNPTSGPHTGKCSTCHQQHGPPLGKAASCRNCHTEISQPGGKHSQCQTCHKAAHGDQLKSNPCTQCHDDKAKNVSAWPAKSHISCNQCHQTHNPTKPKQCNQCHASEAKQVATTRHQCSSCHDAHVPPKNLWGGCNKCHSQQVSAVKGRGPKHSTCNSCHKPHAFDPPKCASCHTTLQAAHNVKGHDRCTSCHDTHAKKMPARKECLTCHQDKQNHFPNAQNCAACHLFRKAK; this is encoded by the coding sequence TTGAGCGAACGAACCTCCGATCCTCCCGAACCCGAACCGGGTGACACCAAGACGGACGCGACGAAGCGTCCGTGGTGGACCCGTCTCGCCTACTGGCTGTTTGGGCTGTTGGCCGTCATCACCGTGGCGGGCGCCGTGGGCGCCTACAAGGTGGACCGGATCGCCAAGGACCCGAAGCTGTGCGAGTCCTGTCACACGCCCGCGCTCACCGAGATGCACGGCGGCGCCCACAAGGACCAAGCGTGCACGGACTGCCACCAGAGTCGCTACGACCAGAACGTGCGGCAATGGGCCACCAGCTTGTATTCGTCCAAGGGCACGCCCCACGGAAAGTTCGAGCCGAAGAGCTGCAAGAACTGCCACACCAAGGGCAGCACCGAGGCGTGGCACATCACCCGCACGAACGGCCACCGAGACCACGTGTTGAAGGCGGAGAAACCGCTGGAATGCAGCGAGTGCCACACGTGGAAGGCGCACAAGACGGAGCCCAAGCCGGACGCTTGCGCCAAGTGCCATACGGAGATTGCGGTCTACGGCCCGCACAAGATGGAGGGCAAGCCGCAGAAGATCAGCTGCCTGTCTTGCCACAACTACCTGGCCAAGGTCGGGGGCGGCGCGCAGACGCCGTCCAACGACTGCCGCCGTTGCCACGGTGGGGAGAAGAGCGCGGACCGCAGCAATCGCTTCGCCACCGTGATCAAGGCGGAGGCGGTGCCGGCCACCATGATCCACGGCAGCCTCAAGACCTGCAGCCTGTGCCACACGCCCCACAAGAAGACGGAAGCGGGGCGCACTCCCGGCACCGAGTGCACGCGCTGCCACGTCAAGATCCCGAGTGAGTTCCACGCCTCTCAGCGTCCGAAGGAGTTCACCTGCGACACTTGCCACACCGCGCACAGCCCGCGCGCGAAGCTGATGACCGTGTGCAGCAAGTGCCACGAGAAGCAGGCGGAGCAGAAGAAGACCCTCGCCGTCGCCCACGACCGCTGCGCGCAATGCCACAAGCCGCACGAGTTCAAGGCGAACATGGACGGCTGCAAGAAGTGCCACGAGGACCAGACAAACATGCTGGCGTCGTGGGAGTCGGGAAAGCACTCGGACTGCGTCAACTGCCACAAGCCCCACGTCACACGCAACGAGCAGACGGTGTGCTTGACGTGCCATCGCAAGAACGGCGGGCACAAGCACAAGGAGTGCACCACCTGCCACAACCCGCACCAGTCCAAGCAGGACACCAAGCTGTGCGCCACCTGCCACAAGCCGCAAGCCAACCAGCTGGCGCGGTCCGTTGCCCCGCACAAAAAAGCCTCCTGCGCCACCTGCCACTCGCCCCACGCCCCCAACCTGGCGCCCAAGGCCTGCCCTACCTGCCACAAGCAGGAAAACCAGCTGGTCTCCGCCGCCAAGATCGACAAGCACCAGCGCTGCGCGAGCTGCCACCAGACGCACGTCTTCCGCGCCACCTTCGACGCCTGCACCAGCTGTCACAAGAACCCGACGAGCGGACCCCACACGGGCAAGTGCAGCACCTGCCACCAGCAGCATGGACCGCCCCTGGGCAAGGCCGCCTCTTGCCGCAACTGTCACACCGAGATCTCTCAGCCCGGGGGCAAGCACTCCCAGTGCCAGACCTGCCACAAGGCCGCACACGGAGATCAGCTCAAGTCCAACCCGTGCACCCAGTGTCACGACGACAAGGCCAAGAACGTCTCGGCATGGCCGGCTAAGTCGCACATCAGCTGCAATCAGTGTCACCAGACACACAACCCGACGAAGCCGAAGCAGTGCAACCAATGCCATGCGTCGGAGGCCAAGCAGGTCGCCACGACTCGGCACCAATGCTCGTCGTGCCATGACGCGCACGTTCCACCGAAGAACCTGTGGGGTGGATGCAACAAGTGCCACTCCCAGCAGGTGAGCGCGGTGAAGGGCCGCGGGCCGAAGCACTCCACGTGTAACTCGTGCCACAAGCCCCACGCCTTCGACCCGCCCAAGTGCGCGTCGTGTCACACCACGCTGCAGGCAGCGCACAACGTGAAGGGACACGATCGCTGCACCAGCTGCCATGACACGCACGCCAAGAAGATGCCGGCGCGCAAGGAGTGCCTGACCTGCCACCAGGACAAGCAGAACCACTTCCCGAACGCGCAGAACTGCGCTGCGTGCCACCTATTCCGCAAGGCCAAGTGA
- a CDS encoding PilZ domain-containing protein: MATSSSEPGTRLERRAYRRAPLDRPVLIDAASASQPARARDVSGGGISVSSELSLTIGNIVEVYFELPIGFAVEARAEVIRTEDGTTALRFLDLDKEAVVALRSYCRISGLHRLENAAPASR, from the coding sequence ATGGCCACCTCCAGCAGCGAACCCGGCACCCGTCTCGAACGGCGCGCCTACCGGCGCGCGCCGCTGGATCGCCCCGTGCTGATCGACGCCGCCAGCGCGTCGCAGCCGGCCCGCGCGCGAGACGTTTCCGGCGGGGGCATCTCGGTCAGCTCCGAGCTGTCGCTCACCATCGGCAACATCGTCGAGGTCTATTTCGAGCTTCCCATCGGCTTCGCAGTGGAGGCACGCGCCGAGGTCATCCGTACGGAGGACGGCACCACCGCGCTGCGCTTTCTGGATCTGGACAAGGAAGCCGTGGTGGCCCTGCGTTCCTACTGCCGCATCAGCGGCCTGCATCGGCTCGAGAACGCGGCGCCAGCGTCCCGCTGA
- a CDS encoding PilZ domain-containing protein — translation MTRRTNERYQVWLPVKVDSLREGIAITHDASASGALVMTASTVDEGATIELAVRMPDSEVPKRITGRVVRVESNPDDPNGLWPHRMAIAFDEPVPELEWVVGSEPVAERRQDPERTDE, via the coding sequence ATGACTCGTCGAACGAACGAACGCTATCAGGTTTGGCTGCCCGTCAAGGTGGACTCTCTGCGTGAAGGCATCGCGATCACGCACGATGCAAGCGCGTCGGGCGCGTTGGTGATGACGGCGAGTACGGTGGACGAAGGGGCGACCATCGAGCTTGCGGTGCGCATGCCGGACAGCGAAGTGCCCAAGCGCATCACGGGGCGCGTCGTGCGCGTGGAGTCGAACCCGGACGATCCCAACGGGCTTTGGCCGCACCGCATGGCGATCGCCTTCGACGAGCCCGTCCCCGAGCTGGAGTGGGTGGTGGGGTCCGAACCGGTCGCGGAACGCCGCCAGGATCCGGAGCGCACGGACGAGTGA
- a CDS encoding DUF3943 domain-containing protein, with protein MIVRAAAVVVTLLVARSAAAEPPRWDVPTTHAVGLMTTMRTAEIFIWPEPFARFDPGGYERAFSQPPKWDTSQPAFEWDGDPWAVNVLGHGLFGSELYLRVRSCRHGVVPALAFTTLGSAVWEYGFEANGARPSGLDLVYTPAAGLVLGEARLLGWRAAKGISDPTWRGILSTLFDPFGELERGLGARC; from the coding sequence GTGATTGTCCGGGCGGCAGCCGTCGTCGTCACGCTGCTGGTCGCGCGAAGCGCGGCGGCCGAGCCGCCCCGTTGGGACGTGCCCACCACTCACGCAGTGGGGCTGATGACCACGATGCGTACGGCGGAGATCTTCATCTGGCCGGAGCCTTTCGCGCGTTTCGACCCCGGCGGCTACGAACGCGCCTTCTCCCAGCCGCCGAAGTGGGACACCTCCCAGCCCGCCTTCGAGTGGGACGGCGATCCTTGGGCGGTGAACGTGCTGGGCCACGGCTTGTTCGGCAGCGAGCTCTACCTCCGCGTCCGAAGCTGTCGGCACGGCGTGGTGCCGGCCCTGGCGTTCACCACTTTGGGCAGCGCCGTTTGGGAGTATGGGTTCGAGGCCAACGGAGCGCGGCCCAGCGGTTTGGACCTCGTCTACACACCCGCGGCGGGCCTCGTCCTCGGGGAAGCGCGGCTGCTCGGCTGGCGCGCGGCGAAGGGCATCTCCGATCCCACCTGGCGGGGCATCCTCAGTACGCTGTTCGATCCTTTTGGCGAGCTGGAGCGTGGTCTCGGCGCGCGTTGCTGA
- a CDS encoding PAS domain S-box protein has protein sequence MRVFGIGIDSALRARMDGSGHSLGYFEDANSAPLAEADIVIVSAADPAEPLSRLDGARRHGVPYVLFAGSGDALARALSLGADDALLPDGRDLEARLAVAEHRIAVRKTREPMATLAEHLDALDEAPMGYFEVEADGTILHCSDSLARLAGYESASDLCGRPVVELYADPGERHRLLGHLALRHSATSYPVRLRTRDGGVRHLMLSTVLHHDVVYGLAVDVSETHRVVEQLRRSEELTRRILEAMPGGVVHVRKDGAVLRANGEAQRILGLRLDELTQKYVLDFEPETLLGDGSPCSAEDYPVSRALATGEPQPRTLIGVRRPGGGVSWAVFTAVPVKDPDTGETSGAVVTFVDITEHRAAQEALAESEERYRRLVEHSPDPMAIVSQDRLLFVNAAGVDLMARGDLVGTSAMDLVPKERVPEVRAYVDAALEGKRVGTVQADLVRRDGGRVAVELSAAPLVYQGKRATLVVARDIRARRRAEDELSRLQEKFQHTQKLESLGILAGGIAHDFNNLLSAILGNASLAKLHLPDDSRSVRHVAAIEKAAQQAADLTGQMLAYSGRGRLRSEPVDVSAMVAEMIELLTSVVSKKAVVETRFDAPGALVLGDVSQLRQVAMNLLLNASDALDDHPGRIVIRTRLSQLERRQLAESYLDDGLAAGNYLTLEVSDTGRGMDANTVAKVFDPFFTTKSTGRGLGLAATLGIIRAHRGAVEVHSKVGEGTRFSVHLPTSDGLSQIVAEPAAETTVGDASVLVVDDEPMVREVTGAMLVELGYRCQLAASGSEAIRRLRADPADVDVVILDMTMPDMNGVEALAALRAVRPDLPVVLCSGYSEAEVSDRTGGSLANAFLQKPFTTSELIAKLQTALGR, from the coding sequence ATGCGGGTTTTCGGCATCGGAATCGACTCGGCGCTGCGCGCGCGCATGGATGGCTCCGGCCATTCGCTGGGCTACTTCGAGGACGCCAACTCGGCGCCGCTGGCCGAGGCGGACATCGTGATCGTGTCCGCCGCCGACCCCGCGGAGCCACTTTCTCGGCTGGACGGTGCGCGGCGCCACGGTGTGCCCTACGTGCTGTTCGCAGGCAGTGGGGACGCGCTGGCGCGAGCGCTGTCCCTGGGCGCAGACGATGCCCTGCTCCCGGACGGCAGGGACCTCGAGGCGCGGCTGGCCGTCGCCGAGCATCGCATCGCGGTGCGCAAGACGCGGGAACCGATGGCCACGCTGGCGGAGCACCTCGACGCTCTCGACGAAGCCCCGATGGGCTACTTCGAGGTCGAGGCCGACGGCACCATCTTGCACTGCAGCGACTCGCTCGCGCGCCTCGCCGGATACGAATCCGCCAGCGACCTTTGCGGGCGCCCCGTCGTGGAGCTGTACGCCGATCCCGGTGAGCGCCACCGTCTCCTCGGGCACTTGGCGCTGCGGCACTCGGCCACCTCCTACCCCGTCCGGCTGCGCACGCGCGACGGCGGCGTTCGACATTTGATGCTCTCCACGGTGCTGCACCACGACGTGGTCTACGGCCTGGCCGTCGACGTCTCGGAAACCCACCGCGTGGTGGAGCAACTGCGGCGGAGCGAGGAGCTCACGCGGCGGATCCTGGAAGCCATGCCCGGCGGCGTGGTGCACGTGCGCAAGGACGGCGCCGTGCTCCGCGCCAACGGCGAGGCCCAACGCATCCTCGGGCTGCGGCTCGACGAGCTGACGCAGAAATACGTCCTGGACTTCGAGCCCGAAACGCTTCTGGGGGACGGCTCTCCGTGCTCGGCGGAGGACTACCCCGTCAGTCGCGCGTTGGCCACGGGGGAGCCCCAGCCGCGGACGCTGATCGGCGTGCGGCGGCCGGGCGGAGGCGTCTCTTGGGCGGTGTTCACCGCCGTACCCGTCAAGGACCCGGACACTGGGGAGACGTCGGGCGCCGTCGTCACCTTCGTGGACATCACCGAGCATCGTGCCGCGCAAGAAGCGCTCGCCGAGAGCGAAGAACGCTACCGGCGCTTGGTCGAGCATTCGCCGGATCCGATGGCCATCGTGTCGCAGGATCGCCTGCTGTTCGTCAACGCCGCCGGCGTAGACCTGATGGCTCGGGGAGATCTGGTGGGCACCAGCGCCATGGACCTCGTGCCCAAGGAACGCGTGCCGGAGGTGCGCGCGTACGTGGATGCTGCTCTCGAGGGCAAGCGCGTCGGGACGGTCCAAGCAGATCTGGTCCGCCGGGACGGAGGTCGCGTGGCCGTCGAGCTGAGCGCGGCTCCGCTGGTGTACCAGGGTAAACGCGCCACGCTGGTGGTGGCGCGAGACATCCGCGCGCGGCGTCGCGCGGAGGACGAGCTATCGCGCCTCCAGGAGAAGTTCCAGCACACGCAAAAGCTCGAGAGCCTGGGCATTCTCGCCGGCGGTATCGCCCACGACTTCAACAACCTGCTGTCCGCCATCTTGGGCAACGCGAGCTTGGCAAAGCTCCACTTGCCTGACGACTCCCGCTCCGTGCGCCACGTGGCGGCCATCGAGAAGGCCGCCCAGCAGGCGGCGGACCTCACGGGGCAGATGTTGGCCTACTCGGGCCGCGGACGTCTCAGGTCGGAACCCGTGGACGTGTCGGCGATGGTCGCGGAGATGATCGAGCTGCTGACCAGCGTGGTGTCCAAGAAGGCCGTCGTCGAGACGCGCTTCGACGCCCCTGGCGCCCTGGTCCTGGGAGACGTCTCCCAACTGCGTCAGGTGGCGATGAACCTGCTCTTGAACGCCTCGGACGCGCTCGACGACCATCCGGGACGCATCGTGATCCGCACGCGCTTGTCGCAGCTCGAGCGCCGCCAGCTCGCCGAAAGCTACCTGGACGACGGCTTGGCTGCGGGCAACTACCTCACCCTGGAGGTGTCCGACACCGGCCGCGGCATGGACGCCAACACCGTGGCCAAGGTGTTCGACCCGTTCTTCACCACCAAGTCCACCGGCCGCGGCCTGGGGCTGGCGGCCACCCTCGGGATCATCCGCGCGCATCGTGGCGCCGTGGAAGTCCACTCCAAGGTCGGCGAGGGCACGCGGTTCTCGGTGCATCTGCCAACGAGCGACGGCCTGAGCCAAATCGTCGCGGAGCCCGCGGCGGAGACCACCGTCGGGGACGCGTCGGTCCTGGTCGTCGACGACGAACCGATGGTCCGCGAGGTGACCGGCGCGATGCTGGTAGAGCTCGGATACCGCTGCCAGCTCGCAGCGTCGGGGTCCGAGGCCATCCGGCGCCTGCGGGCGGATCCCGCCGACGTCGACGTCGTGATCCTGGACATGACCATGCCGGACATGAACGGAGTGGAAGCGCTGGCCGCCTTGCGCGCCGTGCGCCCAGATCTGCCGGTGGTGCTCTGCAGCGGCTACAGCGAAGCGGAGGTGAGCGACCGAACGGGCGGCAGCTTGGCCAACGCGTTCCTGCAGAAGCCGTTCACAACGTCCGAGCTCATCGCCAAGCTGCAGACGGCGCTCGGGCGCTGA